A region of Bacillus cabrialesii DNA encodes the following proteins:
- a CDS encoding YtnP family quorum-quenching lactonase gives METMTIGNITLTWLDGGVTHMDGGAMFGVVPKPLWSKKYPVNEKNQIELRTDPILIQKDGLNIIVDAGIGSGKLTDKQKRNYGVTQESNVKTSLAALGLTAAAIDVIAMTHLHFDHACGLTEYEGEQLTSVFPNAVIYASAIEWNEMRHPNIRSKNTYWKENWEAVNAQVKTFEETLTITEGITLHHTGGHSDGHSILVCEDAGETAIHMADLMPTHAHRNPLWVLAYDDYPMTSIPQKQKWQAFAAEKDAWFIFYHDAEYRALKWDEDGSIKDSVKRIN, from the coding sequence ATGGAAACAATGACAATCGGAAACATCACGTTAACCTGGCTTGACGGAGGCGTGACACATATGGACGGAGGCGCCATGTTCGGCGTTGTTCCAAAGCCGCTATGGTCTAAAAAGTATCCAGTCAATGAAAAAAACCAGATTGAACTAAGGACAGACCCTATTTTGATTCAAAAGGACGGGCTTAATATCATTGTCGACGCCGGAATTGGGTCCGGCAAGCTGACTGATAAACAAAAACGAAACTATGGCGTGACACAAGAGTCGAATGTGAAAACATCATTAGCGGCGCTCGGATTAACAGCTGCTGCTATAGACGTGATTGCTATGACACACCTTCATTTCGACCATGCATGCGGTTTAACAGAATATGAAGGAGAGCAACTCACCTCTGTCTTTCCGAATGCAGTGATTTATGCATCAGCTATTGAATGGAATGAAATGCGCCACCCGAATATCAGATCGAAAAATACGTACTGGAAAGAAAACTGGGAGGCAGTTAACGCCCAAGTTAAAACCTTTGAAGAAACCTTAACAATCACAGAAGGAATTACGCTGCATCACACCGGGGGCCATAGTGACGGGCACAGTATTCTTGTATGCGAGGATGCGGGTGAAACCGCTATACATATGGCAGATCTGATGCCGACACACGCCCACCGCAATCCGCTATGGGTGCTGGCTTACGATGATTATCCCATGACCTCTATACCGCAAAAGCAGAAATGGCAGGCATTCGCAGCGGAAAAAGACGCATGGTTTATTTTCTACCATGATGCCGAATATCGAGCGCTTAAGTGGGATGAGGATGGAAGCATCAAAGATTCAGTCAAGCGAATCAACTAA
- the trmB gene encoding tRNA (guanosine(46)-N7)-methyltransferase TrmB has product MRMRHKPWADDFLAENADIAISNPADYKGKWNTVFGNDNPIHIEVGTGKGQFISGMAKQNPDINYIGIELFKSVIVTAVQKVKDTEAPNVKLLNIDADTLTDVFEQGEVKRVYLNFSDPWPKNRHEKRRLTYSHFLKKYEEVMGKGGAIHFKTDNRGLFEYSLKSFSEYGLLLTYVSLDLHNSNLEGNIMTEYEEKFSALGQPIYRAEVEWRT; this is encoded by the coding sequence ATGAGAATGCGCCACAAGCCTTGGGCTGATGACTTTTTGGCTGAAAACGCAGATATTGCCATCAGCAATCCAGCTGATTATAAAGGAAAATGGAACACAGTGTTTGGCAACGACAATCCGATTCATATTGAGGTTGGTACAGGAAAAGGGCAATTCATTTCTGGAATGGCCAAACAAAACCCTGATATCAATTATATTGGGATTGAGTTATTTAAAAGCGTCATCGTGACAGCCGTCCAAAAAGTAAAAGATACCGAAGCGCCGAATGTAAAGCTTCTGAATATAGATGCGGACACGCTGACAGATGTGTTTGAGCAGGGTGAAGTCAAACGGGTCTACTTGAACTTTTCTGATCCTTGGCCGAAGAACCGTCATGAAAAACGCCGTCTGACGTATTCCCACTTCCTCAAAAAATATGAAGAAGTGATGGGAAAAGGCGGGGCGATTCATTTTAAAACGGACAACCGCGGCTTGTTTGAGTACTCTTTGAAAAGCTTCTCCGAGTACGGCCTGCTGCTGACATATGTCAGTCTCGATTTGCATAACAGCAATCTGGAAGGCAATATCATGACAGAATACGAAGAAAAATTCTCAGCACTCGGCCAGCCGATCTATCGGGCAGAGGTTGAATGGAGAACGTAA
- a CDS encoding YtzH-like family protein codes for MGLHYEHQVHLLKDILTDHQLDCCGTVAEYEQLERVIKSLMANTELDSNFKNVLEDVYRYSQSGISSKSIDSHIQEHQNSLSQWVEQMDSYS; via the coding sequence ATGGGTTTACATTATGAGCATCAAGTTCATTTATTGAAGGATATATTGACTGACCATCAATTGGACTGCTGCGGAACCGTCGCAGAGTACGAGCAGCTTGAGCGTGTGATTAAATCGCTGATGGCAAACACGGAGCTTGATTCAAACTTCAAAAACGTGCTGGAGGATGTTTACCGCTACAGCCAATCAGGAATATCGTCCAAATCCATCGACTCACACATACAAGAGCATCAAAACAGCCTGTCTCAATGGGTAGAGCAAATGGATTCGTATTCCTGA
- a CDS encoding phosphotransferase family protein — protein sequence MNWLGQLLGSDWEIFPAGGATGDAYYAKHNGQQLFLKRNSSPFLAVLSAEGIVPKLVWTKRMENGDVITAQHWMTGRELKPKDMSGRPVAELLRKIHTSKALLDMLKRLGKEPLNPGALLSQLKQAVFAVQQSSPLIQEGIKYLEEHLHEVHFGEKVVCHCDVNHNNWLLSEDNQLYLIDWDGAMIADPAMDLGPLLYHYVEKPAWESWLSMYGIELTESLRLRMAWYVLSETITFIAWHKAKGNDKEFHDAMEELHILMKRIVE from the coding sequence ATGAACTGGTTGGGACAATTACTAGGTAGCGATTGGGAGATCTTCCCTGCCGGAGGAGCTACAGGAGATGCATATTATGCGAAACATAACGGGCAGCAGCTTTTTTTAAAACGTAATAGCTCACCTTTCTTAGCTGTTTTATCCGCCGAAGGCATTGTTCCGAAGCTGGTTTGGACAAAACGGATGGAAAATGGGGACGTCATTACGGCCCAGCACTGGATGACCGGCAGAGAGCTGAAGCCTAAAGATATGAGCGGACGGCCCGTTGCTGAATTGCTTCGTAAAATACACACATCAAAAGCCTTGCTGGACATGCTGAAAAGACTTGGAAAAGAACCGCTGAACCCGGGGGCTCTTCTGTCTCAGCTGAAGCAGGCTGTATTTGCTGTGCAGCAATCTTCGCCGCTGATTCAAGAAGGAATCAAGTATTTAGAAGAACATCTGCATGAAGTGCATTTCGGTGAGAAAGTCGTTTGCCATTGTGATGTCAATCATAATAACTGGCTATTGTCTGAAGACAACCAGCTGTATTTAATTGACTGGGACGGCGCCATGATCGCTGATCCGGCGATGGATCTCGGGCCTTTGCTGTACCACTACGTCGAAAAGCCAGCTTGGGAGAGCTGGCTGAGCATGTACGGCATTGAGTTAACAGAAAGCCTGCGGCTGCGAATGGCTTGGTATGTGTTATCCGAAACAATCACTTTCATTGCCTGGCACAAAGCGAAAGGCAATGATAAGGAATTTCATGATGCAATGGAAGAACTGCATATCCTCATGAAACGTATCGTTGAATAA
- the pulA gene encoding type I pullulanase, translated as MASIRRSFEAYVDDMNVITVLIPAKQKEIIKPPFRLETETAVFPLAVREEYRLEATYKYVCVSEHPVTFGKIHAVRACSGDKTDLQIGAVIRTDSFDDAFYYDGELGAVYTADYTEFKVWAPAAVSAAVKLSHPNKSGRTFQMTRLEKGVYAVTVSGDLHGYEYVFCICNNSEWAETVDPYAKAVTVNGEKGVVLRPDQMKKADPLKPFSNPADAVIYEMHIRDFSIHENSGMKNKGKYLALTETDTQTTNGCSSGLAYVKELGVTHVELLPVNDFAGVDEEKPLDAYNWGYNPLHFFAPEGSYASNPHDPQIRKTELKQMIKTLHQHGLRVILDVVFNHVYERQNSPFEKIVPGYYFRHDEFGMPSNGTGVGNDIASERRMARKFIADCVIYWLEEYDADGFRFDLLGILDIDTVLYIKEKATAVKPGILLFGEGWDLATPLPHEQKAALANASKMPGIGFFNDMFRDAVKGNTFHLTAAGFALGGGEAAETVMHGIAGSSGWKALAPVVPEPSQSINYVESHDNHTFWDKMSLALPHETDSRKRSRQRLASAIILLAQGVPFIHSGQEFFRTKQGVENSYQSSDSINQLDWDRRETFKEDVDYIRKLISLRKAHPAFRLNSATDIQRHLECLTLNEHLIAYRLHDLGAFDNWEDIIVIHHASPESVEWKLPNDKTYQLLCNTSGFQHEQKEIKKAVAVNGIGTVILYLASDLKSFA; from the coding sequence ATGGCCAGCATCCGCCGCAGCTTCGAAGCGTATGTCGATGACATGAATGTCATTACCGTTCTGATTCCTGCTAAACAAAAAGAAATCATCAAACCGCCGTTTCGGCTTGAGACAGAAACGGCAGTTTTTCCTCTGGCTGTCAGGGAGGAATACCGGCTTGAAGCAACATACAAGTACGTTTGCGTATCCGAACATCCGGTGACATTCGGGAAAATACATGCCGTCAGAGCGTGCAGCGGCGACAAAACGGATCTCCAAATTGGCGCGGTCATCCGGACGGACTCGTTTGATGATGCATTTTATTATGACGGAGAGCTGGGGGCCGTTTATACTGCGGATTATACTGAATTTAAAGTATGGGCGCCTGCCGCAGTCTCAGCTGCTGTCAAGCTGTCACACCCTAATAAAAGCGGGCGCACATTCCAAATGACTCGGTTGGAAAAAGGCGTTTATGCCGTTACGGTCAGCGGTGATCTCCACGGGTATGAGTATGTGTTCTGCATATGCAACAATTCAGAGTGGGCGGAAACCGTTGACCCGTATGCAAAGGCCGTGACGGTAAATGGAGAGAAGGGTGTCGTCCTGCGCCCGGATCAAATGAAAAAGGCTGACCCGCTCAAACCATTCTCAAACCCTGCGGATGCTGTCATCTATGAGATGCACATCCGTGATTTCTCCATTCATGAAAACAGCGGCATGAAAAACAAGGGGAAATACTTAGCGCTGACGGAAACGGATACGCAAACCACAAATGGATGTTCCTCAGGACTGGCGTATGTAAAAGAGCTCGGCGTTACACATGTAGAGCTTTTGCCGGTGAATGATTTTGCCGGAGTTGATGAAGAGAAGCCGCTTGATGCTTACAATTGGGGATATAACCCGCTTCATTTCTTTGCCCCGGAGGGAAGCTATGCCTCAAACCCTCATGATCCGCAAATAAGAAAAACAGAGTTAAAACAAATGATCAAAACCCTTCACCAGCACGGCCTGCGAGTTATTCTGGATGTCGTTTTTAACCATGTATACGAGAGGCAGAATTCCCCATTTGAAAAGATAGTGCCCGGTTATTATTTCCGGCATGACGAGTTTGGAATGCCGTCAAACGGCACCGGCGTTGGAAATGATATCGCATCAGAAAGACGGATGGCGAGAAAATTTATTGCGGACTGCGTCATCTATTGGCTGGAGGAATACGATGCCGACGGCTTCCGTTTTGATCTGCTCGGCATTTTAGATATTGACACCGTGCTTTATATCAAAGAAAAAGCAACTGCGGTAAAGCCCGGAATCCTGCTGTTTGGGGAAGGATGGGATTTGGCGACACCGCTGCCGCATGAACAGAAAGCCGCCTTGGCAAACGCTTCAAAAATGCCGGGCATCGGCTTTTTTAATGATATGTTTCGCGACGCTGTGAAAGGGAACACCTTTCACCTCACGGCTGCTGGCTTTGCGCTCGGCGGCGGGGAAGCAGCGGAAACCGTTATGCATGGGATTGCCGGGTCTTCCGGATGGAAGGCATTAGCGCCGGTTGTTCCTGAACCCAGCCAGTCTATCAATTATGTCGAGTCACACGATAATCACACCTTTTGGGATAAAATGAGTCTTGCCCTGCCTCATGAAACTGACAGCCGAAAGAGAAGCAGGCAACGGCTGGCGTCCGCGATTATTTTGCTTGCCCAAGGGGTGCCGTTTATTCACAGCGGACAGGAATTTTTCCGGACGAAGCAGGGAGTGGAAAACAGCTATCAATCCAGTGACAGCATCAACCAGCTGGATTGGGACCGGCGTGAAACATTCAAAGAAGATGTTGACTACATCCGCAAACTGATCTCGCTGAGAAAAGCGCATCCGGCATTCCGGCTCAATTCCGCCACAGACATCCAGCGCCATCTCGAATGTTTAACGCTAAACGAACACCTCATCGCATACAGGCTTCATGATCTTGGCGCGTTTGATAACTGGGAGGACATCATCGTCATCCATCACGCGAGTCCGGAATCCGTTGAATGGAAGCTGCCAAACGACAAAACGTACCAGCTTTTATGTAATACATCAGGTTTTCAGCATGAACAGAAAGAAATCAAGAAAGCGGTTGCGGTAAACGGTATCGGAACGGTTATCTTATATTTAGCATCAGATCTTAAGAGTTTTGCTTGA
- a CDS encoding YegS/Rv2252/BmrU family lipid kinase, with protein MSHWFFIINPTAGHRNGLRVWMSIQKELIKRKIEHRSFLTEHPGHAEVLARQISTIQEYKLKRLIVIGGDGTMHEVVNGLKDVDDIELSFVPAGAYNDFSRGFSIKKIDLIQEIRKQKRPLTRTFHLGSVNFLQDKSQVLYFMNHIGIGFDAYVNKKAMEFPLRRAFLFLRLRFLVYPLSHLHASATFKPFSLACTTEGETHEFHDVWFAVVSNHPFYGGGMKAAPLANPREKAFDIVIVENQPFLKKYWLLCLMAFGKHTKMDGVTMLKAKDITFYTKDKIPFHADGEIMGTTPFRLSSSPSPLKIKT; from the coding sequence ATGAGCCATTGGTTTTTTATTATTAATCCGACAGCAGGACATCGCAACGGCCTGCGTGTTTGGATGTCCATTCAAAAGGAATTAATCAAACGGAAGATTGAGCACCGCTCATTTTTAACGGAACATCCGGGGCACGCAGAGGTACTCGCCAGGCAGATTTCTACGATACAGGAATATAAGCTGAAGAGACTGATCGTCATTGGCGGAGACGGTACCATGCATGAAGTTGTCAACGGGCTGAAAGATGTAGACGATATTGAACTAAGCTTTGTGCCGGCGGGCGCGTATAATGATTTTTCGCGAGGATTCTCTATTAAAAAAATTGATTTGATACAGGAAATCAGAAAGCAGAAGCGTCCGTTAACCCGAACCTTTCATTTAGGAAGCGTAAATTTTCTTCAGGATAAATCGCAGGTTCTTTATTTTATGAATCATATCGGGATCGGGTTTGACGCATATGTCAATAAAAAGGCGATGGAATTTCCGTTGAGACGGGCTTTTCTATTTCTCCGCCTTCGATTTCTTGTGTATCCGCTTTCCCATTTGCACGCTTCGGCGACTTTTAAGCCGTTTTCGTTAGCCTGCACAACGGAAGGCGAGACGCACGAATTTCATGATGTCTGGTTTGCGGTTGTATCCAACCATCCGTTTTACGGGGGCGGCATGAAGGCGGCCCCGCTTGCAAATCCGCGCGAGAAGGCGTTTGATATCGTGATTGTTGAGAATCAGCCGTTTTTGAAAAAATATTGGCTTTTATGTCTGATGGCATTTGGAAAACATACAAAGATGGATGGCGTTACGATGTTGAAAGCAAAAGACATTACGTTTTACACGAAGGACAAAATTCCGTTTCATGCCGACGGAGAAATCATGGGCACCACCCCGTTTCGTCTGTCATCGAGTCCTTCGCCCCTAAAGATCAAAACATAA
- the thpR gene encoding RNA 2',3'-cyclic phosphodiesterase gives MPDTRPHYFIGVPIPEGIANPIYHAAKNEPVLTFQKWVHPLDYHITLIFLGAADETQIQQLEGSLAAIASETNPFSIEFGKIDVFGDRRRPRVLHLEPKKNRTLEVLREHTKQAVLQAGFQVEKRPYHPHMTLARKWTGEEGFPAHVPFESGEVSMMAERFSLFRIHLNKSPKYEEIFKFHLS, from the coding sequence ATGCCAGATACACGGCCACATTATTTTATCGGTGTTCCCATTCCTGAGGGAATCGCGAACCCGATTTACCATGCTGCGAAAAACGAGCCGGTTTTGACGTTTCAAAAATGGGTGCACCCGCTTGACTACCATATCACGTTAATTTTTCTCGGAGCGGCGGATGAGACACAAATTCAGCAGCTTGAGGGTTCGCTTGCTGCGATTGCTTCGGAAACCAATCCGTTTTCGATTGAGTTTGGCAAAATAGATGTATTCGGCGACCGCAGAAGGCCGCGTGTTTTACACCTGGAGCCAAAGAAAAACAGAACGCTTGAAGTGTTGCGGGAACATACGAAACAGGCTGTGCTTCAAGCCGGCTTTCAAGTGGAAAAAAGACCGTATCACCCTCATATGACGCTGGCTAGAAAATGGACGGGAGAAGAAGGATTTCCGGCACATGTTCCGTTTGAAAGCGGCGAGGTTTCGATGATGGCTGAACGGTTTTCGCTCTTTCGAATACACTTGAACAAATCACCAAAATACGAGGAAATATTCAAATTTCATTTATCTTAA
- the cysK gene encoding cysteine synthase A: MLKIVENTADLIGDTPLVRLNRLQPENAAQVYLKLEFFNPSGSVKDRAAYHMIIEAEQNGLLKPGSVIIEPTSGNTGIGLAMNAAARGYKAILVMPDTMTKERINLLKAYGAEVVLTPGSERMPGSIKKAKELAEQIPNSYIPMQFDNSANPDAHRKTTAPEIARALEEIGKPLGAFVASSGTGGTITGTGEALKELFPDITVHVVEPAGSPVLSGGKPGAHKLVGTSPGFIPPILNQDVYDEIIKISDEDAYTTTRRLAAEEGILVGPSSGAACFAAIETAKRLSPDQVVVCMTADTGERYLSTDLWSFV, encoded by the coding sequence ATGTTGAAAATCGTTGAAAATACAGCTGATCTGATAGGGGATACACCGCTTGTGAGATTGAATCGGCTTCAGCCGGAAAACGCGGCACAAGTCTATTTAAAGCTTGAATTTTTCAATCCGAGCGGCAGTGTGAAAGACAGAGCCGCTTATCATATGATCATAGAAGCAGAACAAAACGGTTTGCTCAAACCGGGATCAGTTATTATAGAGCCGACGAGCGGAAACACCGGAATCGGACTCGCCATGAATGCGGCGGCACGCGGCTATAAGGCGATCTTAGTCATGCCTGATACGATGACAAAGGAACGGATCAACCTTCTTAAAGCTTACGGCGCAGAGGTTGTGTTAACACCAGGATCGGAAAGAATGCCGGGCAGCATTAAAAAAGCGAAGGAGCTTGCCGAACAAATTCCGAACAGCTATATTCCGATGCAGTTCGATAACAGCGCCAATCCTGACGCGCACCGAAAAACGACAGCGCCTGAAATTGCCCGGGCATTAGAAGAAATCGGCAAACCGCTCGGCGCTTTTGTCGCCTCTTCCGGAACGGGCGGAACCATTACCGGAACAGGTGAAGCGCTCAAAGAGCTTTTTCCGGATATCACCGTTCACGTTGTCGAGCCTGCGGGTTCGCCTGTATTATCCGGAGGAAAACCCGGCGCGCATAAGCTTGTAGGCACGAGCCCGGGCTTCATACCTCCGATTTTAAATCAAGACGTATATGATGAAATTATCAAAATCTCTGATGAAGACGCCTATACGACAACAAGACGCCTTGCTGCTGAAGAAGGAATACTTGTCGGGCCTTCGTCAGGTGCTGCCTGCTTCGCGGCAATCGAAACAGCAAAACGCCTCTCTCCTGACCAAGTTGTGGTCTGTATGACTGCCGATACAGGGGAACGATATTTATCAACTGATTTATGGTCATTTGTTTAA
- the pepV gene encoding dipeptidase PepV: protein MNWEVEVIRKKEDLIRDTQEFLRINSVMDETTAGPGKPFGEGVNASLTSLLELGEKEGFTTKNLDGFAGHIEWGEGDDIVGVLCHVDVVPPGDGWTSDPFSADIRNGRIYARGAIDDKGPTMAAFYALKIVKDMNLPLSKRVRIIIGTDEESDWRCVEHYFKHEEMPTLGFAPDADFPIINAEKGIIDASLLIPHHPNQAESETVLVSFQSGLRLNMVPDAAEAVIEGPKKEAILDSFKDMLRATDQKGEAEIENGQLILRMYGLSCHAMEPNNGINAGLLLCEFLQQAELDEAGRRFVQVVTDKFSDDTRGKKLNIDCEDDISGELTLNVGTLRYTEGQGGELGINIRYPVTAESKVIRDAFESASEFELGVFKDSKPHHVSADHPLVKTLQKVYEGQLGKKADLISIGGGTYARSLKAGVAFGPLFPGRPDSAHQKDEYIEIDDLLRSTALYAQAIYELAK from the coding sequence ATGAACTGGGAAGTCGAAGTGATCAGAAAAAAAGAGGATTTAATTCGTGATACACAGGAATTTTTGAGAATTAACAGTGTAATGGATGAAACAACCGCCGGACCCGGCAAACCGTTTGGAGAAGGTGTAAATGCAAGCCTGACTTCGTTGCTGGAGCTGGGAGAAAAAGAAGGCTTTACAACAAAAAATCTTGACGGCTTTGCAGGCCATATTGAATGGGGCGAGGGAGATGACATTGTCGGCGTACTTTGCCATGTTGACGTCGTGCCGCCGGGAGATGGGTGGACGAGTGACCCGTTTTCAGCTGATATCCGCAACGGACGGATTTATGCGAGAGGCGCCATTGATGACAAAGGCCCGACAATGGCGGCATTCTACGCGCTAAAAATCGTAAAAGACATGAATCTGCCGCTTTCCAAGCGTGTCAGAATCATTATCGGAACAGATGAAGAAAGCGATTGGAGATGCGTGGAGCATTATTTTAAGCATGAAGAAATGCCAACACTGGGTTTTGCGCCTGACGCCGATTTTCCGATTATTAACGCGGAAAAAGGGATCATTGATGCTTCATTGCTCATCCCGCATCACCCAAACCAAGCCGAATCAGAAACAGTGCTTGTCTCATTTCAGTCAGGCCTTCGCTTAAACATGGTGCCTGACGCTGCGGAAGCTGTCATTGAAGGGCCGAAAAAAGAAGCGATTCTTGATTCTTTTAAAGACATGCTTCGCGCGACGGATCAAAAAGGAGAGGCTGAAATAGAGAATGGACAGCTCATTTTGCGTATGTACGGGCTTTCCTGCCATGCGATGGAACCGAACAATGGAATCAATGCCGGCCTTTTATTGTGCGAATTTCTGCAGCAGGCTGAGCTTGACGAAGCAGGCCGGCGGTTTGTGCAAGTTGTGACAGACAAGTTCTCAGATGATACGAGAGGAAAGAAACTGAATATCGACTGTGAGGATGACATTAGCGGCGAGCTGACACTAAATGTCGGAACACTGCGCTATACAGAAGGGCAAGGAGGCGAGCTCGGGATCAATATCCGCTATCCTGTAACAGCGGAAAGCAAAGTGATCCGCGATGCATTCGAAAGCGCATCTGAATTTGAGCTCGGCGTATTCAAAGACAGCAAGCCGCATCATGTGTCAGCAGACCATCCGTTAGTCAAAACCCTGCAAAAGGTTTATGAAGGCCAGCTGGGCAAAAAAGCTGATTTAATCTCAATCGGCGGGGGGACTTATGCAAGATCGTTAAAAGCCGGTGTCGCGTTTGGCCCGCTGTTCCCCGGACGTCCTGACAGCGCCCACCAAAAGGATGAATATATTGAAATTGACGACCTGTTGAGATCGACAGCGTTATACGCGCAGGCAATCTACGAACTTGCAAAATAA
- the pbuO gene encoding hypoxanthine/guanine permease PbuO: MFHLKEQQTSIKQEIIAGLTTFFTMVYIVVVNPVILANAGVPFDQVFTATIIASIVGTLWMALAANYPIAIAPGMGLNAYLAFHVVSASDGGITYATAFSAVFTAGVLFIILSLTPLRKQLIEAIPNNLKYGITTGIGLFIAFIGLRQAGIVAADESNLVTLGNLHSPGVILTLVGLLISVVLMVRKVSGALFIGMAATALIAFFTGQLHFSKGFMSLPHLPDGLIISNPFSAFGDVVHHGLYAVVFSFLLVTIFDTTGTMIGVAEQAGLMKNNKLPNVRKALLADSTATTVGAVFGTSPTTAFIESSAGVAAGGRTGLTSLTVAVLFAASMFFSPLVSALSGIAAITSPALIIVGSLMMSSVSNMNWKEMDEAFPAFLVILAMPLTSSISTGIALGFISYPIVKAARGKWREIHPLVIVFAILFFIQLFIL, encoded by the coding sequence ATGTTTCATCTAAAAGAGCAGCAAACATCCATAAAGCAAGAAATCATAGCAGGGCTGACGACCTTTTTCACAATGGTCTATATTGTCGTGGTAAATCCGGTCATTCTGGCTAACGCCGGGGTTCCTTTCGACCAGGTTTTCACCGCAACGATTATTGCCTCCATTGTCGGAACGCTGTGGATGGCCCTGGCAGCAAATTATCCGATTGCTATTGCACCCGGCATGGGCTTGAACGCATATTTAGCCTTTCATGTTGTAAGCGCAAGCGATGGCGGAATCACGTACGCAACAGCTTTCAGCGCAGTATTTACAGCAGGGGTTCTCTTCATTATTCTATCGTTAACGCCTTTAAGAAAACAACTTATAGAAGCGATTCCAAACAATTTAAAATACGGGATTACAACAGGGATCGGGCTGTTTATTGCTTTTATCGGTTTGCGTCAGGCGGGAATTGTGGCCGCTGATGAGTCAAACCTGGTTACTCTCGGCAATCTGCATTCACCAGGTGTTATTTTAACGCTTGTCGGCCTTTTGATCAGTGTGGTCCTGATGGTGCGGAAAGTAAGCGGCGCTTTATTTATTGGAATGGCAGCTACCGCTTTGATCGCCTTTTTTACCGGCCAGCTGCATTTTTCAAAAGGCTTTATGTCACTTCCTCATTTGCCGGATGGCCTGATTATCTCAAATCCGTTTTCCGCTTTTGGCGATGTCGTTCATCATGGCCTGTACGCTGTCGTCTTTTCTTTTCTATTGGTCACGATTTTTGATACGACAGGCACGATGATCGGCGTTGCCGAGCAAGCAGGGCTGATGAAGAACAACAAGCTGCCGAACGTGCGAAAAGCGCTGCTTGCCGATTCAACAGCGACGACAGTAGGAGCTGTTTTCGGCACAAGCCCGACAACCGCATTTATCGAATCTTCCGCTGGTGTCGCAGCCGGGGGAAGAACGGGGCTTACAAGTTTGACAGTTGCTGTGCTGTTTGCGGCTTCTATGTTTTTCAGTCCGCTCGTCAGCGCCTTATCCGGCATAGCCGCGATCACCTCACCTGCTTTGATTATCGTTGGCAGCCTGATGATGAGCTCTGTGTCAAATATGAACTGGAAAGAGATGGACGAAGCATTCCCGGCGTTTCTTGTTATTCTCGCCATGCCATTGACATCCAGCATTTCTACAGGAATCGCGCTTGGCTTTATTTCATATCCGATCGTAAAAGCAGCGCGAGGAAAATGGAGAGAGATTCACCCTCTCGTCATCGTTTTCGCCATTCTGTTTTTCATCCAGCTATTTATTTTATAA